From a single Capsicum annuum cultivar UCD-10X-F1 chromosome 12, UCD10Xv1.1, whole genome shotgun sequence genomic region:
- the LOC107851560 gene encoding protein FIZZY-RELATED 2, with the protein MQPQSPPPSDPKTPSKSNNNNLIPNFNSYHPSPSRNIYSDRFIPSRTSSNFALFGLSPRSQSGNKEDSNNAYQSILRNALFPVTPEKNVSGGSRRNLKRPHCNIFRYKTETNQPLHSLTSPFGVDDDDEELRGVSSTPIKVARKVSRSPYKVLDAPALQDDFYLNLVDWSSQNVLAVGLESCVYLWHASSGKVVKLCDLGIDDNVCSVGWAQRGTHLAVGTSNGKVQLWDASQSKRIRTMEGHRLRVGALAWSSSQLSSGSRDKSILQRDIRVQADYVSKLSGHKSEVCGLKWSPDSRDLASGGNDNRLFVWNNHSTQPVLKYCEHMAAVKAIAWSPHLHGLLASGGGTADRCIRFWNTTTNTHLSSIDTGSQVCNLVWSKNANELVSTHGYSQNQIILWKYPTMSKIATLTGHTYRVLYLAISPDGQMIVTGAGDETLRFWNVFPSPRSQNTESPIGASSLGRTQIR; encoded by the exons ATGCAGCCTCAATCACCTCCACCGTCTGATCCCAAAACTCCATCAAAGAGCAATAACAATAATTTAATCCCAAATTTCAATTCATATCATCCTTCCCCTTCTCGTAATATCTACAGTGACCGTTTCATTCCGTCCCGTACTTCCTCGAATTTCGCGCTTTTCGGCTTATCACCTCGCTCGCAGTCTGGCAATAAAGAAGATTCTAACAATGCGTATCAGTCAATTTTGCGTAATGCATTGTTTCCGGTTACACCGGAGAAGAATGTGAGTGGTGGGAGTAGGAGGAATTTGAAGAGACCACATTGTAATATATTTAGGTATAAGACGGAGACGAATCAGCCATTGCATTCTTTAACATCGCCTTTTggggttgatgatgatgatgaggagcTGCGTGGTGTTAGTTCGACTCCTATTAAGGTGGCGAGGAAGGTTTCGAGATCGCCTTATAAG GTACTGGATGCACCTGCATTGCaagatgatttttatttaaacCTTGTGGACTGGTCTTCACAGAATGTGTTAGCTGTGGGACTGGAGAGCTGTGTATATCTATGGCATGCATCTAGTGGGAAG GTGGTGAAGTTGTGCGACTTGGGAATTGATGATAATGTTTGTTCAGTTGGGTGGGCACAGCGAGGTACACATCTTGCTGTTGGAACGAGTAATGGGAAAGTGCAG TTATGGGATGCCTCTCAAAGTAAGAGGATAAGAACAATGGAGGGACATCGTCTAAGAGTTGGTGCGCTAGCTTGGAGCTCTTCCCAGTTGTCTTCAGGAAGCCGGGACAAGAGTATTCTTCAGCGTGATATACGAGTTCAAGCAGATTATGTCAGTAAGCTAAGTGGTCACAAGTCAGAG GTTTGTGGGCTCAAATGGTCTCCTGATAGCCGTGACTTAGCTTCTGGTGGAAATGATAACAGA CTTTTCGTATGGAACAACCATTCAACACAACCTGTATTGAAATACTGTGAGCATATGGCTGCTGTAAAAGCAATTGCATGGTCCCCCCATCTTCATGGGCTTCTAGCTTCTGGTGGTGGTACAGCTGATCGATGCATTAGATTCTGGAACACCACCACTAACACACATCTCAGCTCAATTGACACTGGTAGTCAG GTTTGCAATCTTGTGTGGTCGAAGAATGCGAATGAACTAGTCAGCACTCATGGTTACTCGCAAAACCAAATAATACTTTGGAAGTATCCTACAATGTCCAAG ATAGCTACTCTGACGGGCCACACATATAGAGTTTTATATCTCGCCATATCTCCAGATGGACAG ATGATTGTGACTGGAGCGGGAGATGAAACGCTTCGGTTCTGGAATGTCTTCCCTTCTCCAAGATCTCAG AATACCGAGTCTCCAATTGGGGCATCTTCTCTCGGCAGAACACAGATTAGGTGA